The window AGGCGCGTCGCGGCAGCTTGAAGGAGTCGACCGCCGTTTCGCCCAGTATTTCGGCTCGAACGAACGAACCGACTTTCAGCGGCGGACGGTTCTCGCCTTCTCGATTCGCGTAGGGATTCTTCACTTGAGCGACCAGGTAGAGCAGACGGGTCTTGGGGTCGACTGCTCCCTCGGAACGATCGATAATGCCTTGCCATTGGTAGTCCTTGCCGCCGTAGGTGGCGGTAAGGGTGACCTTGGGCTTGCTTCCGCTGGTGGTACCGTCGACGTAGGTTTCGGGCAAAGGAACAAGTCGCGTATCGTCCAGGCTGATACCCAATCTAACTTCAGCGGTATCCACTGAATAAATACTGGCGATCTGGCTGGTGCGGGCATTCAGGAATTGTCCAATGTCGATGAACTTGGCTTGTACTCGTCCGTCGTAGGGAGCCTTGACGGCGGTGCGGGCTAAGTCTCGCTCTGCTGCCACCACGCTTGCGGTAGCGGCTTCGAGGGTGGCGAGGGCTCTGGCCAGCTGTGGCTTGCGCAGGACGAGGTCGCTAGGGGCTTGCGCGTTGCCGATCTTTTTCCAGTCTTCCATTGCCTGCTCGCTGGCGGCTAGCTCCTGCTCGTAGGCGAGGTGGGCTTCTGCTTGGCGGCTGCGGGCCGCTGCGAGGTTGGCGACGTAGTCGGTGTCGTCGATTCTGGCAAGGATGTCGTCCTTTGCGAAATAGCCACCTGCATAAAGGGCGGGCGAGATGCTTTCGATCCGTCCGGAGACTTCGGCGAGAAGCGTCGTTTGGGTGCGAGCTTCCACGATTCCTTGGCTTCTAACGATGGCTTGGGTGATCTCAGGCTGGACTTCGATCACCTCCACTGTGGGGACGACCTTGATGGACGGTTTCGACTCGGGCGTTTGCTTTAGAAAAAGCGCCAAGCCGATGATGGCTGCGCCGCCAAAGAGGATGATGAGTCCGGCGGGCAGCACGTGGAAGAGTAGCCATTGCGGGAAGTTGGGTCGGTATTCTTTTTCTTCCATGATTGTATTGGGAAAGAGATTACAAGTCGCCTCCGAGGGCGATGTGCAGGTTGATGCGATTTTGCAGGCGTTGGTTTTGGATGGAGATGAGTAGGGAACGTGCGTTGAAGGAACGGCGTTCCGCGTCGAGCACGGCAGTGATGTCAACGAGGCCGCGCTCGTAGAGCTGCCAGGCTTGCTGTTCTGCTAGTTGGTTCTCCTCGGCGCTGAGGCGGGTTGCGTCCTCCAACTCGCGGAGGTCGCCTTCTGCCCTGAGCGCTGTCTCCACTTCGCGGAAAGCGTTGAGAATCGTTTCTTGGTAGGCGGCAAGCTGCGCGAGCTGATTTGCGTCGAGCTGCTCGCGTTGAGCCTCGAGTCGCCCCCCTTGGAATAGGCTGGCCCCGAGCTCCCCCGCTATGGACCAAACGTTGAAGTCGCTGTCGAGGAGATCGGAAAAGCGATTGCTCAGCGTTCCGTCGGAGGCGGTAAGGGAAAGGCTGGGAAGCCAGTTGCGGCGAGCGGCGGTAGCGAGTGAAAGGGCGGAGGCGAGGCGGTTTTGCTGGGCTAGGATGTCGGGCCGGCGGGAGAGGAGAGTGGCGGGGATGCCGCTGGAGGGGGGAGGTGGGAGCGCGGGAAGGTCTGCGGCGAGCTCCAATTCCGCAGCGGGGTAGCGGCCTAAGAGGGCTTCCAGGTTACGCACGCTGGCGTCCTTTTGGCTGCGGCGGCTGAGGGCGGTTGCGTTGCTGCTGGCAGCTTGAGCTCGAGTCAAGCGCAGGTCGAAGGCGTCGACCAATCCGCGGGAATAGCGACGCTCCAAACTCTCCAGGTTGGTTGCGAAGTTCTTAGCGCTGGCCAATGCGAGTTCGTGCTGCAGCTTCGCTTCAATTGCGGAGAACCAGCTGCGAGCTACTTGTCCGGAGAGCGATAGCTTGAACGCTTCGAAGTCGTATTGGCTGGCTTGATACTCGGCAATTGCCGATCGCGCTTCCAAGCCGAGTCGATTCCAAAGGTCGATTTCCCAGCGAGCGGACAGGCCGAGCGAGTGGTTTTCGCTTTGCGCCGAGCTGGGAGGGGAAAAGCTCAGCATGGATTGCGATTCGCTGGATCGGAGGCTGGCGTTTAGGCTGGGAAGTCTCAGCGATTTAGAAATGCGGGCGGCCGCCGCTACGGCTTGGGTTCGTTGGTAGGCGCGTTCGGCTCCTAGATTGTTCTCTTCCGCCTCTTGGGCGAGTGACTTCAGCTGGTGGGACCCGAAGGAGGCCAGCCAATCGCTGACGCTCGAGTTTGGGCTATCGGGAGTCGACCAGGCCGGCGGCAGGTTCATCTCAGCCTGTGGCGCAGCATTGGAAGGCGCGGTGTTCTGGCAGGAGGCGAGCAGCAAGCCAGCAAGAGAGACGCAGGCAAAGTGGGCGAGTTGGAATTTCATCTCTAAACGGGTCGGGCGC of the Pelagicoccus enzymogenes genome contains:
- a CDS encoding efflux RND transporter periplasmic adaptor subunit, with amino-acid sequence MEEKEYRPNFPQWLLFHVLPAGLIILFGGAAIIGLALFLKQTPESKPSIKVVPTVEVIEVQPEITQAIVRSQGIVEARTQTTLLAEVSGRIESISPALYAGGYFAKDDILARIDDTDYVANLAAARSRQAEAHLAYEQELAASEQAMEDWKKIGNAQAPSDLVLRKPQLARALATLEAATASVVAAERDLARTAVKAPYDGRVQAKFIDIGQFLNARTSQIASIYSVDTAEVRLGISLDDTRLVPLPETYVDGTTSGSKPKVTLTATYGGKDYQWQGIIDRSEGAVDPKTRLLYLVAQVKNPYANREGENRPPLKVGSFVRAEILGETAVDSFKLPRRALREDDSLYIVTDDRTLEIRKITPFQKTRENVIVREGLKAGERVCLTPLQYVVNGMEVRLTTDPDKNKSAEDEEQRDSEPEATASL
- a CDS encoding efflux transporter outer membrane subunit; this translates as MKFQLAHFACVSLAGLLLASCQNTAPSNAAPQAEMNLPPAWSTPDSPNSSVSDWLASFGSHQLKSLAQEAEENNLGAERAYQRTQAVAAAARISKSLRLPSLNASLRSSESQSMLSFSPPSSAQSENHSLGLSARWEIDLWNRLGLEARSAIAEYQASQYDFEAFKLSLSGQVARSWFSAIEAKLQHELALASAKNFATNLESLERRYSRGLVDAFDLRLTRAQAASSNATALSRRSQKDASVRNLEALLGRYPAAELELAADLPALPPPPSSGIPATLLSRRPDILAQQNRLASALSLATAARRNWLPSLSLTASDGTLSNRFSDLLDSDFNVWSIAGELGASLFQGGRLEAQREQLDANQLAQLAAYQETILNAFREVETALRAEGDLRELEDATRLSAEENQLAEQQAWQLYERGLVDITAVLDAERRSFNARSLLISIQNQRLQNRINLHIALGGDL